TGACTTTGAGTACTTCTCACCAATAGCCCTGCTCCTTGCAGTTTCGTTCATTGCGGTTGCTTCATACTTCGTTTTCAGGCCAAAGACCGCCGATGTCAAACCTTGGAACACTGGAGCGCTCTTCCTGCCGGGGGAGAGGTATGGAGCGAAGGCCAGGGACTATTACAGGCAGTACTTTACCGAGATGGAGGGCATCTACAAGCTTGGAAGTGCCGCTGGCAAGGTCGGAAGGGTCCTTCTCTCTGCTCTGATGTCCGTCTACCTCGTTCTCGCCAGGGGCCTCGTCTACACCGGCAGGGAGAAGAAGCGCTCCTTCACCCTTGACGAGCTTCGCCACCGCACCGTCAGGTACCTGGACGAGGCATTCTTCGCGCCGATGATGGATCTAGTCAAAAACATCGCCGTGCTGGCAGCGGGCATCTCAGTGTCCATGGACGAGCTCTTCCTGGCTTCAATGCTGACCACGGTGATAATACTCGCACTCCTCGTGTTGTGAGGTGATGGTGATGGACTACGTAAGCATTATCGCCGCTCCAATCGTCCTCTTCCTCCTTCCACCGTTCCTTGACGGAATAGGGAGAAGAATAAAAGCGAGGATTCAGTACAGGAGAGGACCTCCTATAATGCAGACGTTCTACGACCTCGAAAAGCTTCTCAAGCTGTCGTCAGTGCTCCCCACTGACAGCCCAATCTTCAGGCTGGCCCCGTACATAGCCCTCGCATCTGCCATTGCCGGCGGCCTAATGCTTCCCTTCGGAAACGAGCCGGTGTTAGCTTTTGGAAAGAGCCTCATAGTGTTCTTCTACGTCATGGCAATGGTCAGCGTAGTGATGGTACTTGCTGCTTTCTCCGTCCAGAACGCGTTCTCGCACATAGGCGGACATAGGGAGGTCATGCTGATACTCTCGATTGAGCCAGTGCTGGCCGTCGTCTTCGGTGTCCTGGCATTCAAGCTTGGAACGCTCAACGTCGCTGAGATGCCCTTCAGCGCTGGCCTCTCGCTTTCCGTTGCCCTCGCTTACATCCTGCTGGCTTACGCGGTCTACGTTGAGGGCGGCTTCGTTCCATTTGACATAGCTGAGGCGGAGACCGAAGTAATCGGAGGCCCGCTCACCGAGTACAGCGGAAGGCTCCTCGGAGTCTTCAAGTACGCCCTGCTCGTCAAGAGGGTTGTCCTGCTCTGGTTGCTGGCGTCTATGATTGTGATTCCCGCCATGAGGTCTCTCGGTATAACAAGCTCAGTGGCACTGCTCGTCGCCCAGCTGGTCGTTACATTTCTGCTTTATTCGCTTGCCGTGGCCGTTGAGGCTGCAAACGCCCGCCTGAGGATCGACCAGGCGGTTTCCCTTAACAAGAAGGTCTTCCTGATGTCCCTTGCTGTCCTGATAATAGCGCTGGTGGGGTGGTGAATTATGGAGTGCAGCGTGTGTGCAGGTGGATGCAGATCAGCTGAAGTTGAGGACGTCCTTGAGGATGGTCATCTAAAGGAATTCGTGGAGAAGTTTAGGAGGGCAATCTTCGAGTGCAAGAAGCTGACGGGGAACCAGTACCTGTTTGTCGTTGATAGGGAGGCACTTCCGGAGATGGTCCTCCACTGGCACAACCATCCCGAGCTGAAAGAAACCCACTTCTCGATGGGAATAGGAACCGATGAGAGGAGCATCGCCGGAAAGTTCGCCTACGCTCCGGTGATAAACGTTGCCGTTGAGCCTGGAAACGGGGAGAGGAACTACTGGGTTATTCTGAAGGCCTACCTCGACGAGGACAACCCGGAGTTCCCCTCCATAGCTGCGGAGCTTCCAGCAGCCCTCTGGGCGGAGAGGGAAGTCTACGACCTGCTTGGCTTCAACCCCAAAGGCCACCCCGACCTGAGGAGGCTCGTCCTGCCGGAAGACTGGCCGGAAGGGGTTTACCCGCTCAGGAAGGACCATGACTACAAGGCCTCGCCGATGGACACTCCAAAGTGTTACTACAAGCCCGGGCCGCCCGACACAATGACAGTTCCGATTGGTCCGTACCACTTGGCACTCGACGAGCCGGCCCACTTCAGGATATTCGTCAAGGGAGAAACGGTGGTTGACGTTGACTACCGCGGCTTTTACTCCCACAGGGGAATCGAGAAGATAGGAGAAGGAAGGCTGACCTACAACCAGGTGCTCTTCATA
This genomic window from Thermococcus sp. LS1 contains:
- a CDS encoding respiratory chain complex I subunit 1 family protein; protein product: MVMDYVSIIAAPIVLFLLPPFLDGIGRRIKARIQYRRGPPIMQTFYDLEKLLKLSSVLPTDSPIFRLAPYIALASAIAGGLMLPFGNEPVLAFGKSLIVFFYVMAMVSVVMVLAAFSVQNAFSHIGGHREVMLILSIEPVLAVVFGVLAFKLGTLNVAEMPFSAGLSLSVALAYILLAYAVYVEGGFVPFDIAEAETEVIGGPLTEYSGRLLGVFKYALLVKRVVLLWLLASMIVIPAMRSLGITSSVALLVAQLVVTFLLYSLAVAVEAANARLRIDQAVSLNKKVFLMSLAVLIIALVGW